A section of the Mergibacter septicus genome encodes:
- the rbsD gene encoding D-ribose pyranase, producing the protein MKKTAVLNAPLSNLIASLGHTQSLVICDAGLPISRQTPSIDLALTSGVPDFITTLKTIISELFVEKALLAEEIKQHNPLIHTTLLTILKQLEQQQGNKISIEYTPHTDFKFHTGQSQGIVRTGECSPYANVILYSGVPF; encoded by the coding sequence ATGAAAAAAACCGCAGTTTTAAATGCCCCACTTTCAAATCTTATTGCCAGTTTAGGGCATACTCAAAGCCTTGTGATCTGTGATGCTGGTCTACCAATTTCTCGACAAACCCCCTCTATCGATCTCGCTTTAACCTCTGGCGTTCCTGATTTTATAACGACCTTAAAAACAATAATCAGCGAACTATTTGTAGAAAAAGCCTTACTAGCTGAAGAAATTAAACAACATAATCCACTTATTCATACAACCCTATTAACCATTTTAAAACAATTAGAACAGCAGCAAGGCAATAAAATCAGCATTGAATACACACCTCACACAGATTTTAAATTCCATACTGGGCAAAGCCAAGGAATTGTGCGCACAGGTGAATGTAGTCCTTATGCAAATGTAATCTTATATTCAGGTGTCCCCTTTTAA
- the rbsC gene encoding ribose ABC transporter permease, which yields MKKHLPNHFQLKTFLIEQRSLIALLILIFIVSVINPNFFSLDNLLNILRQTSVNAIIAVGMTFVILTAGIDLSVGSVLALTGAIAATLVSLELPISLVVITTLFCGLLLGSISGLIVAKGKVQAFIATLVTMTLLRGITLVYTDGRPINTGFSDSADTFAEIGSGYLFSIPTPIWLMALVFTIAWYILKHTPIGRYIYALGGNEAATALSGINVNKIKIFVYAISGLLSALAGLIVTSRLSSAQPTAGMSYELDAIAAVVVGGTSLMGGKGRVMGTLIGALIIGFLNNALNLLDISSYYQMIAKALVILTAVLADHYLGNQKRLS from the coding sequence ATGAAAAAGCATTTGCCAAATCACTTTCAATTAAAAACATTCTTAATCGAACAGCGTTCATTAATTGCCCTCTTAATATTAATTTTTATTGTTTCCGTCATTAATCCTAACTTTTTTAGCCTTGATAACCTTTTAAATATCTTAAGACAAACCTCAGTCAATGCAATTATCGCCGTTGGAATGACCTTTGTTATTTTAACCGCAGGGATTGATCTCTCAGTTGGTTCGGTGCTAGCCCTCACTGGTGCAATTGCAGCCACTCTAGTTAGCTTAGAACTTCCAATCAGTCTTGTGGTAATAACAACCTTATTCTGTGGTCTTTTATTAGGGAGTATCAGTGGTTTAATTGTGGCAAAAGGAAAAGTACAGGCCTTTATTGCAACGTTAGTTACAATGACCCTATTAAGAGGGATAACTCTGGTGTACACCGATGGACGCCCAATTAATACTGGTTTTTCAGATAGTGCCGATACTTTCGCTGAAATTGGTTCAGGTTATCTTTTCTCTATACCAACCCCAATTTGGCTAATGGCACTGGTATTTACTATTGCTTGGTATATCCTCAAACACACCCCGATTGGACGCTATATCTATGCCTTAGGTGGTAACGAAGCAGCCACTGCACTTTCTGGTATAAATGTCAATAAAATCAAAATTTTCGTATATGCAATTAGTGGCTTACTCTCTGCCTTAGCTGGTTTAATCGTTACTTCTCGCCTTTCCTCTGCTCAACCAACTGCTGGTATGTCATATGAATTAGATGCTATCGCCGCTGTTGTCGTAGGTGGAACAAGTTTAATGGGAGGTAAAGGACGAGTAATGGGAACATTAATTGGTGCATTAATCATTGGTTTTCTTAACAATGCACTAAATTTATTAGATATTTCATCATATTACCAAATGATTGCTAAAGCTTTGGTAATTCTAACTGCTGTTTTAGCGGATCACTATTTAGGCAACCAAAAACGTTTATCTTAA
- the rpmF gene encoding 50S ribosomal protein L32 has translation MAVQQNKKSRSRRDMRRSHDALTTAAVSIDKETGATHLRHHVTADGYYRGRKIK, from the coding sequence ATGGCTGTTCAACAGAATAAAAAATCTCGTTCTAGACGTGATATGCGTCGTTCTCACGATGCTTTAACTACTGCAGCAGTATCTATTGATAAAGAAACTGGTGCAACTCACTTACGTCACCATGTTACTGCTGACGGTTATTACCGTGGTCGTAAAATCAAATAA
- the nspC gene encoding carboxynorspermidine decarboxylase translates to MTQIATPYYLIDKSKLLKNLQKIAYLRQRSGAKALLALKCFATWSLFDFMHEYMDGTTSSSLYEVKLGRTKFGGETHAYSVAYSDAEIDEVIEQADKIIFNSISQLNRYAEKAKNIQRGLRLNPQISSSDFDLADPARPFSRLGETDLDKIRQIMPLINGFMIHNNCENADFDRFNQLLTQIEQQYAEVLAQVDWISLGGGIHFTADNYPLDQLADRLKQFAETYQVQVYLEPGEAAITLSTSLEVTVLDTLYNKKNLAIVDSSIEAHMLDLLIYRQNAKLSPNQGDYQYMICGKSCLAGDIFGEYNFPKPLQVGDRLSFNDAGGYTMVKKNWFNGVNMPSIAIKELNGEIKLIKQFNFNDYVDSLS, encoded by the coding sequence ATGACTCAAATAGCCACCCCTTATTATTTGATTGATAAAAGCAAACTATTAAAAAACTTACAAAAAATTGCCTATTTACGCCAACGTTCAGGTGCTAAAGCCTTATTAGCCTTAAAATGCTTTGCCACTTGGAGTTTGTTTGATTTTATGCATGAATATATGGATGGCACAACCTCATCTTCGCTGTATGAAGTGAAATTAGGCAGAACTAAGTTTGGTGGTGAAACCCACGCTTACAGTGTCGCTTATAGCGATGCTGAAATAGATGAAGTGATTGAACAAGCAGATAAAATTATTTTTAATTCAATAAGCCAACTCAATCGCTATGCAGAGAAAGCGAAAAATATCCAACGAGGTTTACGTCTAAACCCTCAAATCAGTAGTTCTGATTTTGATCTCGCCGATCCAGCCCGCCCCTTTAGCCGTTTGGGTGAAACAGATCTGGATAAAATCCGTCAAATTATGCCATTAATCAATGGTTTTATGATCCACAATAATTGTGAAAATGCCGATTTTGACCGTTTTAATCAACTCCTCACTCAAATAGAACAGCAATACGCTGAAGTTCTCGCTCAAGTTGATTGGATTAGTTTAGGAGGAGGAATCCATTTTACCGCCGATAACTACCCACTGGATCAACTAGCAGATCGCTTAAAACAATTTGCTGAAACTTATCAAGTACAAGTTTATTTAGAACCGGGTGAAGCCGCTATTACACTAAGTACTAGCCTAGAAGTGACGGTATTAGATACCCTTTATAACAAAAAAAATCTTGCGATTGTCGATAGTTCAATCGAAGCCCATATGCTCGATCTCTTAATCTATCGCCAAAATGCAAAATTATCCCCAAATCAAGGCGATTACCAATATATGATCTGCGGTAAATCCTGCCTCGCTGGTGATATTTTTGGTGAATACAACTTTCCTAAACCACTACAAGTAGGCGATCGCTTATCTTTCAATGATGCAGGCGGCTACACAATGGTGAAAAAGAATTGGTTCAATGGCGTCAATATGCCGTCTATTGCAATCAAAGAATTGAATGGTGAGATTAAATTAATCAAACAATTCAATTTTAACGATTACGTTGACAGCCTATCTTAA
- the rbsK gene encoding ribokinase: protein MVITNQTKKNLVVLGSINADHVIQVPNFPRAGETLFGENYRIAYGGKGANQAVAVARSVDKNQIQPHFIGCIGQDPIGQEMCQAFTKDGIDTSYIFVEPNQTTGIAMIQVSQSGENSIVISAGANGDLTPKKVEQATDLLCQADWLLIQLETPLNSLIHASKIAKKAGAKIALNPAPAQKLPPELLSLIDLITPNETETELLTQIKVCDYTSTCQAANIFHQQGIPQVIITLGAKGVFFSQQQGEQIYQQQFDGFKVIAKDTTAAGDTFNGALLSQLLEQDDWQKAIRFAQAAAAISVTRHQAQPSIPQREEIFAFLAQQD from the coding sequence ATGGTGATAACTAATCAAACAAAAAAAAATTTAGTCGTTTTAGGTAGTATCAACGCAGATCATGTTATCCAAGTTCCAAATTTTCCCCGAGCAGGAGAAACCTTATTCGGAGAAAATTATCGTATTGCTTATGGTGGTAAAGGTGCTAATCAAGCTGTTGCAGTGGCGAGATCTGTAGATAAAAATCAAATTCAACCTCACTTTATCGGCTGTATTGGACAAGATCCTATTGGACAAGAAATGTGTCAAGCCTTTACTAAAGATGGGATAGATACTTCTTATATCTTTGTTGAACCTAACCAAACTACAGGCATTGCAATGATCCAAGTCAGCCAAAGTGGAGAAAATAGCATTGTGATTTCCGCTGGTGCAAATGGTGATTTAACACCTAAAAAAGTAGAACAAGCCACCGATCTACTCTGTCAAGCTGACTGGTTATTAATCCAACTAGAAACACCACTTAATAGCCTTATCCACGCCAGCAAGATTGCGAAAAAAGCAGGGGCAAAAATTGCTCTCAACCCAGCACCAGCACAAAAACTCCCCCCTGAATTGCTTAGCTTAATTGACTTAATTACCCCAAATGAAACAGAAACAGAATTACTGACACAAATCAAAGTCTGTGATTATACCTCTACCTGCCAAGCTGCAAATATTTTTCACCAACAAGGTATTCCACAAGTTATCATCACCTTAGGTGCAAAAGGCGTGTTTTTCAGCCAACAACAAGGAGAGCAAATTTATCAACAACAATTTGATGGCTTCAAAGTAATTGCTAAAGATACCACTGCCGCAGGCGATACCTTTAATGGTGCCTTACTTAGCCAATTATTAGAACAAGATGATTGGCAAAAAGCGATCCGCTTTGCTCAAGCCGCCGCTGCAATTTCTGTTACCCGTCATCAAGCACAGCCATCTATTCCGCAACGAGAAGAAATTTTCGCTTTTTTAGCACAACAAGATTAA
- the plsX gene encoding phosphate acyltransferase PlsX produces the protein MGGDVGPRITIPAALQALKNDSRLSLLLFGDRRQIQPLIPSLSSSITSRFTLVHTDRYISSDTGVTQALRYSKGTSMRLALEAVQKGDAAACVSGGNTAALMGLAKVLVQPLMGIQRPALVSILPTINGKYSIMLDLGANVSVTSEILSQFALMGTVLAENQFNLVYPRVALLNIGIEKTKGLPVIRETDHFLRQQNMLNYIGFVEGNKLLNHYADVIVCDGFSGNIALKTLEGALKNIVTLIKQPLSNPSWWEKGLKLLARPLLKPYHRQLQILNPDDYNGASLLGLRSVVVKSHGSASAVAFTRAIEQAAWQVRQQIPNKILTGLQQGHFNNR, from the coding sequence ATGGGCGGGGACGTAGGTCCCCGTATTACTATCCCAGCAGCTTTGCAAGCATTGAAAAATGATTCAAGGCTGAGTTTGCTTTTATTTGGTGATAGACGACAAATACAACCACTCATTCCTTCTCTTTCTTCTTCTATAACTTCACGTTTTACATTAGTCCATACTGATAGATATATTTCATCCGATACAGGTGTTACTCAAGCTCTACGTTACAGTAAAGGGACATCAATGCGACTTGCATTAGAAGCTGTGCAGAAAGGTGATGCTGCAGCTTGTGTTAGTGGTGGGAATACCGCCGCTTTAATGGGATTGGCAAAAGTTTTAGTTCAACCTTTAATGGGGATACAACGTCCAGCATTAGTTTCTATATTACCAACAATAAATGGAAAATATTCAATTATGTTGGATCTCGGAGCAAATGTAAGTGTGACATCTGAAATTTTAAGCCAATTTGCCTTAATGGGAACGGTATTAGCTGAGAATCAGTTTAATTTGGTTTATCCAAGAGTTGCGTTATTAAATATTGGTATTGAGAAAACTAAAGGTTTGCCTGTGATACGGGAGACTGATCATTTTTTACGCCAACAAAATATGCTGAATTACATCGGTTTTGTGGAAGGAAATAAGTTATTAAATCATTATGCTGATGTTATTGTTTGTGATGGTTTTTCTGGAAATATTGCACTTAAAACCTTAGAAGGTGCATTAAAAAATATTGTTACGCTAATTAAACAACCGTTATCTAATCCTTCTTGGTGGGAAAAAGGATTAAAATTACTCGCTAGACCTTTATTAAAACCATATCATCGACAACTGCAAATATTAAACCCTGATGATTATAATGGCGCATCTTTGTTAGGTTTACGTTCAGTTGTGGTTAAAAGCCATGGTAGTGCAAGTGCGGTTGCTTTTACCCGAGCAATAGAACAGGCAGCTTGGCAAGTTCGGCAACAAATACCAAATAAAATTCTTACTGGGTTACAGCAAGGACATTTTAATAATCGCTAA
- the yceD gene encoding 23S rRNA accumulation protein YceD, whose amino-acid sequence MQKVKLPLTVDPVKDAQRRSDYVGYYTISQVERLAEAVSKVLSDIQVSLSFSIDSQKLAVIKGSAKTEVELICQRCGKPFVYALDCTFCYSPVSNMDQADVLPDIYEPIEVDQFGEIDLLALIEDELILSLPLVPIHQAEHCEVSVAVQVFGELPEELAKKPNPFAVLANLKKQK is encoded by the coding sequence ATGCAAAAGGTAAAACTACCCCTGACTGTTGACCCAGTCAAAGATGCCCAACGACGATCAGACTATGTTGGCTATTACACTATTAGTCAAGTTGAGCGTTTGGCGGAAGCGGTCAGTAAAGTGCTAAGCGATATACAAGTTTCACTTTCGTTTTCAATTGATTCACAAAAGTTAGCGGTAATCAAGGGTTCTGCTAAAACAGAAGTAGAATTGATTTGTCAGCGATGTGGAAAGCCGTTTGTATATGCGTTGGATTGCACTTTTTGTTACAGTCCAGTGTCTAATATGGATCAAGCTGATGTACTACCTGACATTTATGAGCCGATTGAAGTTGATCAATTTGGTGAAATAGATTTGTTGGCATTGATAGAAGATGAATTGATTTTATCGTTACCATTAGTTCCGATTCATCAAGCTGAACACTGTGAAGTGTCCGTGGCGGTGCAGGTCTTTGGTGAATTGCCAGAAGAGTTGGCAAAAAAACCAAACCCGTTCGCTGTATTAGCTAATTTGAAAAAGCAAAAATAA
- the rbsA gene encoding ribose ABC transporter ATP-binding protein RbsA yields the protein MAENLQTLLQLSGIEKSFPGVKALNQAGLNVYAGRAMALMGENGAGKSTLMKVLTGIYSQDAGEIYYLGKSVKFNNPKESQLAGISIIHQELNLLGNLTIAENIFLGREFTNKFGGIDWQKMQQEADKLLAKLGVKHSSLTLANQLSIGELQMVEIAKALSFQSQVIIMDEPTDALTDTETASLFNVIRELKAEGKGIVYISHRLPEIFAICDDVTVLRDGQFIAENNISHLTEDQLIEMMVGRKLDEQYPHLDKQRGKLILEVDNVAGTGVNNASFKLYAGEILGISGLMGAGRTELMKLLYGANPKQSGHIYLHGKEIDIRTPQQGLNAGIVYISEDRKGDGLILGMSVKENMSLTALNYFSRLGQINQAAETMAVDDFILLFNIKTPHREQAIGLLSGGNQQKVAIAKGLMTRPTILILDEPTRGVDVGAKKEIYHLINKFKDEGMSIILVSSDMPEVLGMSDRIIVIQEGKISAEFERNQATQEQLLAAAINNHNHN from the coding sequence ATGGCTGAAAATCTCCAAACACTGCTACAACTTTCAGGAATTGAGAAAAGTTTTCCCGGAGTTAAAGCACTTAATCAAGCAGGACTAAACGTCTATGCTGGGCGGGCAATGGCATTAATGGGGGAAAATGGTGCAGGAAAATCCACCTTAATGAAAGTCCTAACAGGAATTTATTCTCAAGATGCGGGGGAAATTTATTATTTAGGTAAGTCAGTCAAATTTAATAATCCCAAAGAATCCCAACTTGCAGGTATCAGCATTATCCATCAAGAACTCAATCTCTTAGGTAATCTGACCATTGCCGAAAATATTTTTTTAGGGCGAGAATTCACGAATAAATTTGGTGGTATTGATTGGCAAAAAATGCAACAAGAAGCGGATAAACTGCTTGCGAAACTCGGTGTAAAGCATAGTAGTTTAACACTCGCTAACCAACTCTCGATTGGTGAATTGCAAATGGTTGAGATAGCAAAAGCATTAAGTTTTCAATCTCAAGTCATCATTATGGACGAACCAACAGATGCGTTGACCGATACCGAAACAGCCTCTCTTTTTAACGTCATTCGAGAATTAAAAGCAGAAGGAAAAGGTATTGTTTATATTTCCCATCGTTTACCAGAAATTTTTGCTATTTGCGATGATGTTACCGTTCTCCGTGATGGTCAATTTATTGCTGAAAATAACATCAGTCATTTGACTGAGGATCAACTGATAGAAATGATGGTTGGACGTAAATTAGATGAGCAATATCCTCATTTAGACAAACAACGTGGCAAACTTATTCTGGAAGTAGATAACGTAGCAGGAACAGGCGTAAACAATGCGAGTTTTAAACTTTATGCGGGTGAAATTCTAGGGATTTCAGGCTTAATGGGTGCTGGACGAACAGAATTAATGAAACTGCTATATGGTGCTAATCCTAAACAAAGTGGGCATATTTACTTACACGGTAAAGAAATTGATATTCGTACTCCGCAACAAGGCTTAAACGCAGGCATCGTTTATATTTCTGAAGATCGCAAAGGTGATGGTTTAATTCTTGGTATGTCAGTAAAAGAGAATATGTCACTTACCGCCCTCAATTATTTTTCAAGATTAGGACAGATCAATCAAGCGGCAGAAACAATGGCGGTTGATGATTTTATCTTATTATTCAACATTAAAACGCCTCACCGAGAACAAGCCATTGGTTTATTATCTGGCGGTAATCAACAAAAAGTAGCCATTGCCAAAGGCTTAATGACCCGTCCTACAATTCTCATACTAGATGAACCTACACGAGGCGTAGATGTTGGTGCTAAAAAAGAAATTTACCACCTAATTAATAAATTTAAAGATGAGGGTATGAGCATTATCCTAGTCTCATCCGATATGCCTGAAGTATTAGGTATGAGCGATCGCATCATTGTGATCCAAGAAGGAAAAATTAGTGCTGAATTTGAGCGAAACCAAGCAACTCAAGAACAACTTCTTGCTGCTGCAATTAATAACCATAATCACAATTAA
- the asd gene encoding archaetidylserine decarboxylase (Phosphatidylserine decarboxylase is synthesized as a single chain precursor. Generation of the pyruvoyl active site from a Ser is coupled to cleavage of a Gly-Ser bond between the larger (beta) and smaller (alpha chains). It is an integral membrane protein.) — protein MQTNQYLQKVKVACHYLLPHLLLTRLAGWFAEKEWGIVTHTVIKAFVKKYQINMAEAKEPEIENYQSFNQFFIRPLADHARPINQDPNALSLPADGQISQFGAINQNLLIQAKGHYFELEALIANDPQMNTLFRDGQFITTYLSPRDYHRVHMPCDATLRKMIYVPGDLFSVNPFLAAEIPNLFARNERVICLFETEFGYMAQILVGATITASISTNWAGVINPPRSGQIQTWSYPAKGEAGSISLTKGQEMGAFQLGSTVINLFQNNKIQFATYLEQGSMVKVGEILAHKIEKKHDSL, from the coding sequence ATACAAACAAATCAATATTTACAAAAAGTAAAAGTTGCTTGCCATTATTTACTACCGCATTTATTACTTACTCGCCTTGCTGGCTGGTTTGCGGAAAAAGAATGGGGAATTGTTACTCACACAGTTATTAAAGCTTTTGTCAAAAAATATCAAATCAATATGGCTGAAGCCAAAGAACCTGAAATTGAAAACTATCAGAGCTTTAATCAATTCTTCATTCGTCCACTTGCAGATCATGCAAGACCAATCAATCAAGATCCTAATGCACTCTCTTTACCTGCTGACGGACAAATTAGTCAATTTGGTGCTATTAATCAAAATCTGCTGATTCAAGCTAAAGGGCATTATTTTGAATTAGAGGCATTAATCGCTAACGATCCTCAGATGAACACACTATTTCGTGATGGTCAGTTTATCACGACCTATCTCTCACCAAGAGATTATCATCGAGTGCATATGCCTTGTGATGCCACCTTACGTAAAATGATCTATGTTCCGGGCGATCTTTTTTCAGTCAATCCTTTTCTTGCTGCAGAAATTCCAAACCTTTTTGCCCGCAACGAGCGTGTCATCTGCTTATTTGAAACCGAATTTGGTTATATGGCACAAATACTGGTTGGAGCAACAATTACTGCCAGTATCAGTACGAACTGGGCTGGGGTAATCAATCCGCCACGTTCAGGTCAAATTCAAACTTGGAGTTACCCAGCAAAAGGTGAAGCTGGTAGTATTAGTTTAACTAAAGGGCAAGAAATGGGGGCTTTCCAATTAGGTTCAACAGTTATTAATTTATTCCAAAATAATAAAATCCAGTTTGCAACCTATTTAGAACAAGGCAGTATGGTAAAAGTAGGAGAAATCCTTGCCCATAAAATTGAAAAAAAACACGATTCACTTTAA
- a CDS encoding FKBP-type peptidyl-prolyl cis-trans isomerase, which yields MSKTFFEQVKLESTEAKGSYGIGLQIGQQLLGSQLAVEIDSVAKGIFDALHQNPPAIEQTEIAQAVQQLYQQVEELKKAQYKEIEEAGKAFLAENKKHENVVETESGLQYEILIKGEGKIPTKTDKVRVHYTGSLIDGTVFDSSIQRGQPAEFPVNGVIAGWTEALTAMPVGSKWRLVIPHHLAYGERGAGNAIPPFSTLVFEVELLDSL from the coding sequence ATGAGTAAGACATTTTTTGAACAAGTAAAACTTGAAAGTACCGAAGCGAAAGGTAGCTATGGTATTGGATTACAAATCGGACAACAACTACTTGGTAGTCAATTAGCAGTTGAAATTGACAGTGTAGCAAAAGGGATTTTCGATGCGTTACATCAAAACCCACCCGCAATTGAACAAACTGAAATTGCACAAGCAGTACAACAACTTTATCAACAAGTTGAAGAATTAAAAAAAGCCCAATACAAAGAAATTGAAGAAGCAGGTAAAGCTTTCCTAGCTGAAAATAAAAAACACGAAAATGTGGTTGAAACCGAAAGCGGTTTACAATACGAAATTTTAATCAAAGGTGAAGGAAAAATTCCAACCAAAACAGATAAAGTACGTGTACATTACACAGGCTCTTTAATTGATGGCACCGTTTTTGACAGCTCTATCCAACGTGGGCAACCAGCCGAATTCCCTGTAAATGGTGTTATTGCAGGTTGGACTGAAGCACTAACGGCAATGCCTGTCGGTTCAAAATGGCGTTTAGTTATTCCACACCACCTAGCTTATGGTGAACGTGGTGCAGGCAATGCCATACCACCATTTAGTACATTAGTATTTGAAGTTGAACTATTAGATTCTTTATAA
- a CDS encoding saccharopine dehydrogenase family protein: protein MKKNILIIGAGGVAQVVAHKCAQHNDILGSIAIASRSLEKCQAIAQSVIEKKAFKLPAKIDCYALNALNLDEIKQLIQHTNSQIVINVASAFVNMTVLQACIETGAAYLDTAIHEEPHKICETPPWYNNYEWQRREACEKNKITAILGVGFDPGVVNAYAALLVNDYLDQTDSLDIIDINAGNHHHYFATNFDPEINFREFTGQVWSWQNRQWVSNKMFEIKRTDDLPIVGKQTSYMTGHDEIHSLSQHLNVPNIRFWMGFGEHYINVFTVLKNLGLLSEQPVKTAEGLEVVPLKVVKAILPDPSSLAPNYTGKTCIGTLAKGIKDGKEKEIFIYNVADHAEAYAEVGSQGISYTAGVPPVAAAILVAQGIWDVEKMVNVEQLDPKPFINLLNQIGLPNRIKEGDNDQALSFE from the coding sequence ATGAAAAAAAACATCTTAATTATTGGTGCTGGTGGTGTAGCACAAGTAGTTGCTCACAAATGTGCCCAACACAATGATATTCTCGGTTCTATTGCTATTGCATCTCGTAGCCTAGAAAAATGTCAAGCTATCGCACAAAGTGTGATTGAAAAAAAAGCCTTTAAACTTCCTGCCAAAATTGATTGCTACGCATTAAATGCACTCAATCTTGATGAGATCAAACAACTGATTCAACACACAAACTCACAAATTGTGATTAATGTTGCTTCAGCATTCGTTAATATGACCGTACTACAAGCTTGTATTGAAACTGGAGCAGCTTATTTGGATACGGCAATTCACGAAGAACCGCATAAAATTTGTGAAACCCCACCTTGGTACAATAATTACGAATGGCAACGCCGTGAAGCCTGCGAAAAAAATAAAATTACCGCCATTTTAGGTGTAGGCTTTGATCCCGGTGTCGTCAATGCCTATGCTGCATTACTCGTTAACGACTATCTAGATCAAACGGATAGCCTAGATATCATCGATATCAATGCGGGCAATCACCATCACTATTTTGCCACTAACTTCGATCCTGAAATTAACTTCCGTGAATTTACAGGCCAAGTATGGAGCTGGCAAAACCGCCAATGGGTAAGCAATAAAATGTTTGAAATTAAACGAACAGATGATCTACCTATTGTAGGAAAACAAACTTCCTATATGACAGGACATGATGAAATTCATTCCCTATCCCAACATCTCAATGTACCAAATATCCGCTTTTGGATGGGATTCGGCGAACATTATATTAACGTTTTCACCGTACTAAAAAACCTAGGGCTACTTTCTGAACAACCTGTTAAAACAGCCGAAGGACTCGAAGTTGTCCCATTAAAAGTGGTGAAAGCCATATTGCCAGATCCGTCCTCTCTTGCACCAAATTACACAGGAAAAACCTGTATTGGCACACTAGCAAAAGGCATCAAAGACGGCAAAGAAAAAGAAATCTTTATTTACAACGTTGCAGATCATGCCGAAGCTTATGCAGAAGTTGGTAGTCAAGGCATTTCCTATACCGCTGGCGTACCACCCGTTGCTGCAGCAATACTAGTGGCACAAGGTATCTGGGACGTAGAAAAAATGGTGAATGTTGAACAACTCGATCCAAAACCATTTATTAACCTTCTCAATCAAATCGGCTTACCAAACCGCATAAAAGAAGGTGATAACGATCAAGCATTAAGCTTTGAATAA
- the rbsB gene encoding ribose ABC transporter substrate-binding protein RbsB, producing the protein MKKLSHLATSLLLALNIASVAQAKETIALAISTLDNPFFVTLKEGAEKEATRLGYQLLVLNAQNDPTKELANVEDISVRGAKILLINPTDSDAVGNAVKIANQKNIPVITLDRGASQGYVVSHIASDNIAGGKAAGDYIAEKLGDGAKVIQLEGIAGTSAARERGEGFLQAAKAHHFDILASQPADFDRSKGLNVMENLLTSHPDVQAVFAQNDEMALGALRAVKAANKKVLVVGFDGTDNGIKAVKSGKMAATIAQQPEKIGELGVQTADKIIKKESVPAKIPVDLKVITQ; encoded by the coding sequence ATGAAAAAACTCTCTCATTTAGCAACCAGTCTTTTACTTGCATTGAATATAGCAAGCGTAGCTCAAGCAAAAGAAACTATCGCCTTAGCGATTTCAACTTTAGACAATCCATTTTTTGTTACCTTAAAAGAAGGGGCAGAAAAAGAAGCAACTCGGTTAGGTTATCAATTATTAGTACTCAATGCCCAAAATGATCCAACCAAAGAATTAGCTAATGTCGAAGATATTAGTGTGCGAGGTGCTAAAATACTGTTGATCAATCCAACTGATTCAGATGCCGTAGGCAACGCAGTAAAAATAGCCAATCAAAAAAATATCCCTGTTATCACCTTAGATCGAGGTGCATCACAAGGTTATGTAGTCAGTCATATTGCCTCTGATAACATTGCAGGTGGTAAAGCTGCTGGCGACTATATCGCTGAGAAATTAGGCGATGGTGCAAAAGTTATTCAACTTGAAGGCATTGCGGGGACATCTGCTGCAAGAGAACGAGGAGAAGGATTTCTTCAAGCAGCCAAAGCACATCATTTTGATATTTTAGCTAGCCAACCTGCTGATTTTGACCGAAGTAAAGGTTTAAATGTAATGGAAAACTTACTTACCTCTCATCCAGATGTTCAAGCTGTTTTTGCACAAAACGATGAAATGGCTTTAGGTGCATTACGAGCAGTCAAAGCCGCAAACAAAAAAGTATTAGTAGTTGGTTTTGATGGAACGGATAATGGAATTAAAGCCGTTAAAAGCGGTAAAATGGCTGCAACTATTGCTCAACAACCTGAAAAAATTGGAGAATTAGGTGTTCAAACTGCAGATAAAATCATTAAAAAAGAGTCTGTTCCTGCTAAAATTCCTGTCGATCTCAAAGTGATTACTCAATAA